A window of Halobellus sp. LT62 contains these coding sequences:
- the phnD gene encoding phosphate/phosphite/phosphonate ABC transporter substrate-binding protein translates to MRQVDRRKFVSGIGAAALAGVAGCSGNGGDSGGDSGGDSGGDSGGDSGGDSGGDGGSDAPDHVDPSTYPEFDPSNPEFPQLTSTLLEAGFETGAMADLERMQENPRDEPRYGQPVAETPDDESEWLDPDTLQFSLVPTEDPTVYENTLEPLLNNIEEETGKSVEYATLDSYAAQVESMRSERLHLAGFSTGTVPFAVNIAGAVPFSVQIDGSGEGSFGYRLWLITQLDNEEIGSLEDLEGEPIENVAHADPSSNSGNLAPRALFANQGVVPEEDYEVSYSGGHQQSSLGVANGDYDAAPVCSTCYARVARDDQLDPSQIKAIWASEPFPTTAFSYVHTLHPDIQEGVRRAFLDYDYSDTSIAEEFEGRGTWVEIDYATVWDIILQIQESLDTEYQTGNIGE, encoded by the coding sequence ATGCGTCAGGTGGACAGACGGAAGTTCGTCAGTGGTATTGGTGCTGCCGCGCTCGCGGGCGTGGCGGGATGTAGTGGAAACGGCGGTGACAGCGGTGGCGACTCCGGCGGTGACAGCGGTGGCGACTCGGGTGGAGACTCCGGTGGAGACTCCGGCGGCGACGGCGGTTCCGACGCCCCCGACCACGTCGATCCGTCGACGTATCCGGAGTTCGATCCGTCGAATCCCGAGTTCCCGCAGTTGACTAGCACGCTTCTCGAAGCCGGATTCGAGACCGGCGCGATGGCCGACCTCGAACGGATGCAGGAGAACCCGCGCGACGAGCCGCGCTACGGTCAGCCCGTCGCCGAAACCCCGGACGACGAGAGCGAGTGGCTCGACCCCGATACGCTGCAGTTCTCGCTGGTTCCCACCGAGGACCCGACGGTGTACGAGAACACGCTCGAACCGCTTCTGAACAACATCGAAGAGGAGACTGGCAAGAGCGTCGAGTACGCGACGCTGGATTCCTACGCGGCACAGGTCGAGTCGATGCGCTCCGAGCGGCTCCACCTCGCGGGGTTCTCGACGGGGACCGTCCCGTTCGCGGTCAACATCGCAGGGGCCGTCCCGTTCTCCGTCCAGATCGACGGCAGCGGCGAGGGATCCTTCGGGTACCGACTCTGGCTCATCACGCAACTGGACAACGAGGAGATCGGCTCACTTGAGGACTTAGAAGGCGAGCCGATAGAGAACGTCGCTCACGCCGACCCGTCCTCGAACTCCGGAAACCTCGCACCGCGAGCGCTGTTCGCGAACCAAGGCGTCGTGCCCGAAGAGGACTACGAAGTGAGCTACTCCGGCGGCCACCAGCAGAGTTCCCTCGGCGTCGCCAACGGCGATTACGACGCGGCACCGGTCTGTTCGACGTGTTACGCCCGCGTCGCCCGCGACGACCAGCTCGACCCGAGCCAAATCAAGGCTATCTGGGCATCCGAACCGTTCCCGACGACCGCCTTCTCGTACGTCCACACGCTCCATCCGGACATCCAAGAGGGCGTCCGCCGAGCGTTCCTCGATTACGACTACAGCGACACCTCGATCGCCGAGGAGTTCGAGGGCCGCGGAACGTGGGTCGAGATCGACTACGCGACGGTCTGGGACATTATCCTCCAGATCCAAGAGTCGCTCGACACCGAGTACCAGACGGGCAACATCGGAGAGTAG
- a CDS encoding Cdc6/Cdc18 family protein, which translates to MDIDARIRRRQRVQTDRRLIIDYDRLSPVAHVEDPVGRGPVVERLLDHLDPAFSGELPPNGCVYGPKGSGKSAVVSVLFDRLASVSLQPGAVIHTATRVQVTDVPTFVYVDARKSNTTFALYRDLLNGLSDESIPEQGVGTDWMFERLERTLSQQAAGAVVAVDHLGEVESNGIEWLLDALKPLDAVSWLTVGRTAPDPSIPVDADARFAVDRYQEQVLIDLLMTRANEGFPGESLNHAGARRIAEWADGDAHDALAALLGAADVAMSDGNNHLSETDIAAGIDSVPRPAVSLGRIFSLPANKQTVLRTLIDLDDDDRESVTTAASAIAAVETVSLSTSTVKRFLYQLAEIGIIERVPHGTTSGKGRPPSRVEPRFPIRAFRKLYDAR; encoded by the coding sequence ATGGACATCGATGCGCGAATCCGGCGTCGGCAGCGCGTTCAGACGGATCGCCGCCTGATCATCGATTACGATCGGCTCAGCCCGGTCGCACACGTCGAAGACCCCGTCGGGCGCGGGCCGGTCGTCGAGCGCCTCCTCGATCATCTCGATCCGGCGTTCAGTGGTGAGTTACCACCCAACGGGTGCGTGTACGGGCCGAAGGGATCCGGGAAATCGGCCGTCGTCTCCGTGCTGTTCGATCGACTCGCATCGGTGTCACTGCAGCCGGGAGCGGTGATCCACACCGCGACGCGGGTGCAGGTGACGGACGTGCCGACGTTCGTGTACGTCGACGCCCGGAAATCCAACACGACGTTCGCGCTGTACCGCGACCTCCTCAATGGACTGAGCGACGAATCCATCCCGGAGCAGGGAGTCGGCACCGACTGGATGTTCGAGCGGTTAGAACGCACGCTCTCCCAGCAAGCGGCGGGTGCCGTAGTGGCGGTGGATCACCTCGGCGAGGTCGAATCGAACGGCATTGAGTGGTTGCTCGACGCGTTGAAACCGCTCGATGCGGTTTCGTGGCTCACTGTCGGCCGGACAGCACCGGATCCGTCGATTCCAGTCGACGCGGACGCGCGCTTCGCCGTCGACCGGTACCAAGAGCAGGTGCTGATCGACCTGCTGATGACCCGGGCTAACGAGGGGTTCCCCGGCGAGTCGCTCAATCACGCGGGAGCCAGACGGATCGCAGAGTGGGCAGACGGCGACGCACACGACGCCTTAGCGGCGTTGTTGGGGGCAGCTGACGTCGCGATGTCAGACGGAAACAACCACCTCAGCGAGACCGACATCGCCGCGGGGATCGATTCCGTCCCCAGACCGGCCGTCTCGCTCGGGCGAATTTTCTCCCTTCCGGCGAACAAACAAACGGTGCTGCGGACGTTGATCGATCTCGACGACGACGACCGAGAGTCAGTCACGACCGCGGCGTCAGCGATCGCCGCCGTCGAAACGGTGTCGCTGTCGACGAGCACCGTCAAGCGGTTTCTGTACCAGCTCGCCGAGATCGGAATCATCGAGCGGGTGCCGCACGGAACCACGTCGGGGAAGGGGCGACCCCCCAGCCGCGTGGAACCGCGGTTCCCCATCCGCGCGTTCAGGAAGCTCTACGACGCTCGGTGA
- the glpK gene encoding glycerol kinase GlpK, which produces MTTHTFVGAIDQGTTGTRFIVFDRTGTPIGRSHVQHERSASEPNRMEMDPERIWECTKSVVQNGLRDAGIDPAELAAIGIANQRETALLWDAETGEPAADAIGWRDRRTTERFEDVVDEEGALIRQITGLHPDPFFSAAKLLSLLEHGGDDSQRLQRRAEAGELRFGTVDSWLLYNLTGRHVTDVTNASRTMLFDIDTLSWSERLCSAFDVPTEILPTVCPSSDPDAYGETDPDGFLGASVPVTAAMGDQQASLFGQACFDAGEAKNTYGTGSFLLVSTGRERVRSEHGLLETVGFQRAGEDAHYALEGPVFEAGSALEWLRDVSLLTDVTEIAAAVQRVDSSDGVYVVPAFSGLGAPQWDESARGTILGLTRETQREHVLLATLESIGYRARDVVSAVEADLGRRLTELRVDGAATKNDYFCQLQADLIQRPVVRPEVDATNALGAAYAAGLAVRYWESLDALREVTQRARRFPPQMDTEVAAERYGRWTEAVTRAMNWERTQ; this is translated from the coding sequence ATGACGACCCACACATTCGTCGGTGCGATCGATCAGGGGACCACGGGGACCCGGTTCATCGTGTTCGACCGCACGGGAACCCCGATCGGTCGATCCCACGTCCAACACGAGCGATCGGCCTCGGAGCCGAACCGGATGGAGATGGATCCAGAACGCATCTGGGAGTGCACGAAATCGGTCGTGCAGAACGGCCTTCGAGACGCCGGGATCGATCCCGCGGAACTGGCGGCTATCGGCATCGCGAACCAGCGTGAGACGGCGTTGCTGTGGGACGCCGAGACCGGCGAACCGGCCGCCGACGCCATCGGTTGGCGCGACCGCAGAACGACAGAGCGGTTCGAGGACGTCGTCGACGAGGAGGGCGCGTTGATCAGACAGATCACCGGTCTCCACCCCGATCCGTTCTTTTCGGCGGCGAAGTTGCTCTCGCTTCTCGAACACGGCGGCGACGACTCTCAGCGGCTCCAGCGGCGCGCGGAGGCGGGCGAACTCCGCTTCGGCACGGTCGACAGTTGGCTGCTGTACAACCTGACGGGGCGACACGTCACCGACGTCACCAACGCGTCGCGAACGATGCTGTTCGACATCGACACGCTGTCGTGGAGCGAGCGGCTGTGTTCGGCCTTCGACGTTCCGACGGAGATTCTGCCGACCGTCTGTCCGTCGAGCGACCCCGACGCCTACGGCGAAACGGACCCGGACGGCTTTCTGGGGGCTTCCGTCCCGGTTACCGCCGCGATGGGCGACCAGCAGGCCTCCCTGTTCGGGCAGGCCTGTTTCGACGCCGGAGAGGCGAAGAACACCTACGGAACCGGCTCGTTCCTGCTGGTGAGCACCGGGCGAGAGCGCGTCCGCTCGGAGCACGGACTGTTGGAAACCGTCGGATTTCAGCGGGCCGGCGAAGATGCCCACTACGCACTCGAAGGCCCGGTATTCGAGGCGGGATCGGCGCTGGAGTGGCTGCGCGACGTCTCGCTCCTGACGGACGTCACCGAGATCGCAGCGGCCGTCCAACGCGTCGACTCCTCCGACGGCGTCTACGTGGTCCCGGCGTTTTCGGGCCTCGGTGCGCCGCAGTGGGACGAAAGCGCTCGGGGAACGATCCTCGGTCTGACGCGGGAGACCCAGCGCGAGCACGTGTTGTTGGCGACGCTCGAATCGATCGGTTATCGGGCCCGTGACGTCGTCTCGGCGGTCGAGGCCGACCTCGGTCGGCGACTCACTGAACTCCGTGTCGACGGCGCGGCGACGAAGAACGACTACTTCTGTCAGTTGCAGGCGGACCTGATTCAACGGCCGGTGGTGCGACCGGAGGTCGACGCGACCAACGCCCTCGGTGCGGCGTACGCCGCCGGACTGGCCGTCAGATACTGGGAGTCGCTGGACGCGCTTCGCGAGGTCACGCAACGGGCGCGGCGGTTCCCACCACAGATGGACACCGAGGTAGCGGCGGAGAGGTACGGGCGATGGACTGAGGCGGTGACTCGGGCGATGAACTGGGAGCGAACGCAGTAA